One Opitutus sp. ER46 genomic region harbors:
- a CDS encoding glycerol-3-phosphate dehydrogenase/oxidase gives MTANTVLSRPEIQAKLTAAPLDVFVIGGGVVGSGVARDAAMRGLRTALVEQHDFAFGTSSRSSRLLHGGIRYLEQGRVGLVHEASVEKKTIRDIAPHLGDPLGFLFPSYKGKGWPVWQLRIGVKIYDLLCGGRNFQPSRGFNARETLEMLPTLRSEKLGGCVRYFDALTSDARLVYDTLTSAARYGATVANYLRFVDSTREGDLWKIQLEDKITGQKYVVQAKTIVNATGPWAEQIRHSSVKLRLSKGIHVVIDRSRLPVPAAVVITEGKRIIFVLPWGKRVIIGTTDTDYQGAPEDVRVANEDVTYVLRAVNDYFPSNAIKEKDIISSWAGIRPLIANPDGTPSDVSRAHQIKNPQPGWWDIAGGKLTTYRLMAEQAVDKIARFLGHSAGRSRTAQEPLLPTDVPNNFSGIVPPPVTREAVEHYVKNEWAVHLDDVLVRRSSWHYYESGDLAERVATWMAEIAGWTPERRAQEIAAYRAAVGVPVPPPTKR, from the coding sequence ATGACGGCAAACACGGTTCTCTCCCGACCGGAAATCCAGGCAAAGCTCACCGCCGCCCCCCTCGACGTCTTCGTCATCGGCGGCGGCGTTGTCGGCAGCGGCGTCGCCCGCGACGCAGCCATGCGCGGCCTGCGCACGGCGCTCGTCGAGCAGCACGACTTCGCCTTCGGCACCAGCAGCCGCTCCAGCCGGCTCCTCCATGGCGGCATCCGCTACCTCGAACAGGGGCGGGTCGGACTCGTGCATGAGGCCAGCGTCGAAAAGAAGACGATCCGCGACATTGCGCCGCACCTCGGCGATCCGCTGGGCTTCCTCTTCCCGTCCTACAAGGGCAAGGGCTGGCCGGTCTGGCAGCTCCGCATCGGCGTCAAGATTTACGACCTGCTTTGCGGCGGCCGCAATTTCCAGCCGTCCCGCGGCTTCAACGCCCGCGAGACCCTCGAGATGCTGCCCACCCTCCGCAGCGAGAAGCTCGGCGGCTGCGTCCGCTACTTCGACGCCCTCACCAGCGACGCCCGGCTCGTGTACGACACCCTGACGTCCGCGGCCCGCTACGGCGCCACGGTCGCCAACTACCTCCGCTTCGTCGACTCCACCCGCGAGGGTGACCTCTGGAAGATCCAGCTCGAGGACAAGATCACCGGCCAGAAGTACGTCGTCCAGGCCAAGACCATCGTCAATGCCACCGGACCCTGGGCCGAACAGATCCGCCACAGCTCCGTGAAGCTCCGGCTCAGCAAGGGCATTCACGTCGTCATCGACCGCAGCCGCCTCCCCGTGCCGGCCGCCGTCGTCATCACCGAGGGCAAGCGCATCATCTTCGTCCTTCCCTGGGGCAAGCGCGTCATCATCGGCACCACCGACACCGACTACCAGGGCGCCCCCGAGGACGTTCGCGTGGCCAACGAGGACGTCACGTACGTCCTGCGCGCGGTCAACGACTACTTCCCGTCCAACGCGATCAAGGAAAAGGACATCATCAGCTCCTGGGCCGGTATCCGTCCCCTCATCGCCAATCCGGACGGCACGCCCTCCGACGTCTCCCGCGCCCACCAGATCAAGAACCCGCAGCCGGGCTGGTGGGACATCGCCGGCGGCAAGCTCACGACCTACCGGCTCATGGCCGAACAGGCCGTCGACAAGATCGCCCGCTTCCTCGGCCACAGCGCCGGCCGCTCCCGCACCGCGCAGGAACCGCTCCTGCCGACGGACGTGCCCAACAACTTCAGCGGCATTGTCCCGCCGCCCGTCACACGCGAGGCCGTGGAACACTACGTGAAGAACGAGTGGGCCGTGCACCTTGACGACGTCCTCGTGCGCCGCAGCAGCTGGCACTACTACGAGTCCGGCGACCTCGCCGAACGCGTGGCCACCTGGATGGCCGAGATCGCTGGCTGGACGCCCGAACGGCGCGCCCAGGAGATCGCCGCCTACCGCGCTGCGGTCGGCGTTCCCGTCCCGCCGCCCACCAAGCGCTGA
- a CDS encoding sugar-binding domain-containing protein → MSHDYSDDQLRLVARLYYIDGLGQSDVARFARVSQAKVSRLLAVARERGIVRITVADYDPRRPELEERLRARFGLRQVVVIKCGDRLGTDVRRSVGHFGAAVVDALIPPRAIVAVAGGRTIHELVLQLPVARSKALTIVQAMGSVDSTTSIYDAHEVGRVVAQRQGGSFLALNTPAFIPERRTRDALLELPQVRRVQEHLDRASVALVGVGVLGNSVFAERGTLDATMAGELERAGAVGEICGRFLNAAGAECATSWRHRVISISLEQLRRIPEVIGVVSGADRTAAILAALQGGILKSLLIDELGAAALLAATPAAPRRKTRP, encoded by the coding sequence ATGTCGCATGATTATTCTGACGATCAGCTCCGGTTGGTGGCGCGCCTCTATTATATAGACGGCCTCGGGCAGAGCGACGTGGCCCGCTTCGCCCGCGTCTCCCAGGCCAAGGTCTCCCGCCTGCTCGCCGTGGCCCGCGAACGCGGCATCGTCCGCATCACGGTGGCGGATTACGATCCCCGCCGCCCCGAGCTCGAGGAGCGGCTGCGCGCCCGGTTCGGGCTGCGCCAGGTGGTGGTGATCAAGTGTGGCGACCGGCTGGGCACCGACGTCCGCCGCTCGGTCGGGCATTTCGGCGCCGCGGTGGTCGACGCCCTCATTCCCCCGCGCGCCATCGTCGCGGTCGCCGGCGGGCGCACGATTCACGAGCTCGTGCTGCAGCTGCCCGTCGCCCGCAGCAAGGCCCTGACCATCGTGCAGGCCATGGGCAGCGTTGATTCCACGACCAGCATTTACGACGCCCACGAGGTGGGGCGGGTCGTCGCCCAGCGCCAGGGCGGCAGCTTTCTCGCCCTCAACACCCCCGCCTTCATCCCCGAACGCCGCACCCGTGATGCCCTGCTGGAGCTGCCCCAGGTCCGTCGCGTTCAGGAACACCTCGACCGCGCATCCGTCGCCCTCGTCGGCGTCGGCGTTCTGGGCAACTCGGTGTTCGCCGAGCGCGGCACCCTCGACGCCACCATGGCCGGCGAACTCGAGCGGGCCGGCGCCGTCGGCGAAATCTGCGGCCGTTTCCTCAACGCCGCCGGCGCCGAGTGCGCCACGAGCTGGCGCCACCGGGTGATCAGCATCTCCCTGGAGCAGCTCCGGCGGATCCCGGAGGTCATCGGCGTCGTTTCCGGCGCCGATCGCACGGCTGCGATCCTCGCGGCCCTCCAGGGCGGCATTCTCAAGTCTTTGCTCATTGATGAACTCGGCGCGGCCGCCCTGCTCGCCGCCACGCCTGCGGCCCCGCGCCGCAAAACCCGGCCCTGA
- a CDS encoding HAD-IIA family hydrolase codes for MPASSPASSFSPALARSLRGLRHVALDMDGTIYKGGTLFACTLPFLERMKSLGIGCSFLTNNPSKSAADYLAHLRKIGVPAAPDQLYTSALATIDFLRSRRPELRRLFVLGTPSMQAEFAAAGFTLTADDPKDEPDAVVVGFDLTLTYARLCRSAWWIHRGKPYFATNPDLVCPTDLPNVLVDCGSICAALAQAAGRTPDQTFGKPDPSMLDGIRDRHGLRSEQIAMVGDRIYTDMMMAHRAKALGVLVLSGEATAADAAAANPPPDLVVPTLAELGEAIATARSNPTSL; via the coding sequence ATGCCTGCGTCCTCTCCCGCTTCTTCCTTCTCTCCCGCGCTCGCGCGCTCGCTGCGCGGCCTCCGCCACGTCGCCCTCGACATGGATGGCACCATCTACAAGGGCGGCACGCTCTTCGCGTGCACGCTGCCCTTTCTCGAGCGGATGAAGTCGCTCGGCATCGGCTGCTCCTTCCTGACGAACAACCCGTCCAAGAGCGCCGCCGACTACCTCGCCCATCTGCGCAAGATCGGGGTCCCGGCCGCGCCCGACCAGCTCTACACCTCGGCCCTGGCGACGATCGACTTCCTCCGCAGCCGCCGCCCGGAGCTCCGCCGCCTCTTTGTCCTCGGCACGCCCAGCATGCAGGCCGAGTTCGCCGCCGCCGGCTTCACGCTCACCGCGGACGACCCCAAGGACGAACCCGATGCCGTCGTCGTCGGCTTCGACCTGACGCTCACCTACGCCCGCCTCTGCCGCAGCGCATGGTGGATTCACCGGGGCAAGCCCTACTTCGCGACCAATCCCGACCTCGTCTGCCCGACCGATCTGCCCAACGTCCTCGTCGACTGCGGTTCGATCTGCGCCGCACTCGCCCAGGCCGCCGGCCGCACCCCCGACCAGACCTTCGGCAAACCCGACCCGTCCATGCTCGACGGCATCCGCGACCGCCATGGTCTGCGCTCCGAGCAGATCGCGATGGTCGGTGACCGCATTTACACGGACATGATGATGGCGCACCGCGCCAAGGCCCTCGGCGTCCTCGTCCTCTCGGGCGAGGCCACCGCCGCAGACGCCGCCGCCGCCAACCCGCCTCCCGACCTCGTGGTCCCCACGCTGGCCGAACTCGGCGAAGCCATCGCCACCGCCCGCTCCAACCCAACCTCCCTATGA
- a CDS encoding MFS transporter yields the protein MNASSASAPAPATPESNPEVARRFRYWQTRTLVSLMFGYAAFYFVRKNLSFAMPAMQEDLHITKADLGLFLTLHGLLYGVSRFVNGMWADRANARYFMVAGLMLSVVANVFFGFSSSVLFLGVAWMVNGWVQGMGFPPCCRLMTHWFPPERLATKMSIWNTSHSIGAWVAAVFCGYIVAFGWRWCFFAPAILCTLAGIILFLLLRDTPTSVGLPEIQVTGTQHAHNEDKSTEEYKTFVRRHVFGNPYIWWISLANFFVYILRFAVLDWGPTLLKEMKGFSLHHAGWMVAGFEVSGLIGMLLAGWATDKFFGGRGARMCVLCMIGAATSLFAFWKIPGDSPVMSMVFLGAAGFFIYGPQALIGIIAANLATKRAAATAAGFTGLFGYASTLISGWGLGKLVQTSGWDIAFGALLGVGAIGTFMFILAWPAKAHGYDE from the coding sequence ATGAACGCGTCCTCCGCCTCCGCCCCCGCGCCCGCCACCCCGGAATCGAACCCCGAGGTCGCGCGCCGCTTCCGCTACTGGCAGACGCGCACGCTGGTGTCGCTGATGTTCGGCTACGCCGCGTTCTACTTCGTCCGCAAGAACCTCAGCTTCGCGATGCCGGCAATGCAGGAGGACCTGCACATCACGAAGGCCGACCTCGGCCTGTTCCTGACGCTGCACGGCCTGCTCTACGGCGTGTCCCGCTTCGTCAACGGCATGTGGGCCGACCGCGCCAACGCCCGCTACTTCATGGTCGCCGGCCTGATGCTCTCGGTCGTGGCCAACGTCTTCTTCGGCTTCAGCTCCAGCGTCCTCTTCCTCGGCGTCGCCTGGATGGTCAATGGCTGGGTGCAGGGCATGGGGTTCCCCCCGTGCTGCCGGCTCATGACCCACTGGTTCCCGCCCGAGCGCCTCGCGACCAAGATGTCCATCTGGAACACGTCGCACTCCATCGGCGCCTGGGTTGCCGCCGTCTTCTGCGGCTACATCGTCGCCTTCGGCTGGCGCTGGTGCTTCTTCGCCCCCGCCATCCTCTGCACGCTCGCCGGCATCATTCTCTTCCTCCTGCTGCGCGACACCCCGACCTCCGTCGGCCTCCCGGAAATCCAGGTCACCGGCACCCAGCACGCGCACAACGAGGACAAGAGCACGGAGGAGTACAAGACCTTCGTCCGCCGCCACGTGTTCGGCAACCCGTACATCTGGTGGATCTCCCTCGCCAACTTCTTCGTCTACATCCTCCGCTTCGCCGTCCTCGACTGGGGTCCGACGCTGCTGAAGGAGATGAAGGGCTTCTCCCTCCATCACGCGGGCTGGATGGTCGCCGGCTTTGAGGTCTCCGGCCTCATCGGCATGCTCCTCGCCGGCTGGGCCACCGACAAGTTCTTCGGCGGCCGCGGCGCCCGCATGTGCGTCCTCTGCATGATCGGGGCCGCCACCTCGCTCTTCGCCTTCTGGAAGATCCCCGGCGACTCGCCCGTCATGTCCATGGTCTTCCTCGGCGCCGCCGGATTCTTCATCTACGGCCCGCAGGCCCTCATCGGCATCATTGCCGCCAATCTCGCCACCAAGCGCGCCGCCGCCACCGCCGCCGGTTTCACCGGCCTGTTCGGCTACGCCAGCACGCTCATCTCCGGCTGGGGCCTCGGCAAACTCGTCCAGACCTCCGGCTGGGACATCGCCTTCGGCGCCCTCCTCGGCGTCGGCGCGATCGGCACCTTCATGTTTATCCTCGCCTGGCCCGCCAAGGCCCATGGCTACGACGAGTAA
- a CDS encoding SGNH/GDSL hydrolase family protein translates to MKRFAFPRLPFSLLFAAALVPALPAADAPKPAASSAPDATVRADPSLAASKEVVAELDWHDVTTWGVEGRAWVDQTRRSWFDRLPASAEQTVTKHVWNLSRDSAGMMVRFKTDATSIHVHYLLTKDRLAMPHMPATGVSGVDLYARDEQGHWRWVQVARPGKQEVKAELVKDLAPGYREYAAYLPLYNGVQSLAIGVPKGAKFEGLAPRTDKPIVFYGTSITHGACASRPGMVHTAILGRRFDRSVLNLGFSGNGKMDAAVGAFLTQVDAAVYVIDCLPNMNPALVAERTVPLVQQLRAAHPDTPIILVEDRRHTNSWILPATDKFHTENHAALKAQYERLQQDGVKHLYYIPGDALYGTDAEGSTDGSHASDLGFWRQADVMEPVIRAALSAAR, encoded by the coding sequence ATGAAACGCTTCGCTTTTCCCCGACTTCCTTTCTCCCTGCTTTTTGCCGCCGCGCTCGTGCCGGCGCTGCCCGCGGCCGACGCCCCAAAACCTGCGGCGAGCTCGGCGCCCGATGCCACGGTGCGCGCCGACCCTTCGCTGGCGGCGAGCAAGGAAGTGGTCGCCGAACTCGATTGGCATGACGTGACCACGTGGGGCGTCGAAGGCCGCGCTTGGGTGGACCAAACCCGCCGGAGCTGGTTCGACCGGCTGCCGGCGTCGGCCGAGCAGACGGTGACCAAGCACGTCTGGAACCTCAGCCGCGACTCGGCCGGCATGATGGTCCGGTTCAAGACCGACGCGACGAGCATCCACGTCCATTACCTTTTGACCAAGGACCGGCTGGCGATGCCGCACATGCCGGCGACGGGGGTGAGTGGCGTGGATCTGTACGCGCGGGACGAGCAGGGACACTGGCGTTGGGTGCAGGTGGCGAGGCCCGGCAAACAGGAGGTGAAGGCCGAGTTGGTCAAGGATCTGGCGCCCGGCTACCGCGAGTACGCGGCGTACCTGCCGTTGTACAACGGCGTGCAATCGCTGGCCATTGGCGTGCCCAAAGGGGCCAAGTTCGAGGGCCTCGCTCCCCGCACGGACAAGCCGATCGTGTTTTACGGCACCTCGATCACGCACGGGGCCTGCGCCTCGCGTCCGGGCATGGTGCACACGGCGATCCTGGGCCGGCGGTTTGACCGGTCGGTGCTGAACCTTGGGTTTTCTGGCAACGGCAAGATGGATGCCGCCGTGGGCGCGTTCCTCACGCAGGTGGATGCCGCGGTGTACGTCATCGATTGCCTGCCCAACATGAATCCCGCGCTGGTGGCGGAGCGGACGGTGCCGTTGGTGCAGCAGCTACGCGCGGCCCATCCCGACACGCCGATCATCCTGGTCGAGGACCGGCGGCATACGAACTCGTGGATCCTGCCGGCGACGGACAAGTTCCACACCGAGAATCACGCCGCGCTGAAGGCCCAGTACGAACGCCTGCAGCAGGACGGCGTGAAGCACCTGTATTACATCCCCGGTGACGCGCTCTACGGCACCGATGCGGAAGGCTCGACCGACGGTTCGCACGCCAGCGACCTCGGTTTCTGGCGCCAGGCCGACGTCATGGAGCCGGTGATACGTGCAGCGCTTTCGGCCGCGCGCTGA
- a CDS encoding oligopeptide:H+ symporter: MSTPAATTPPPEPARVPRQIPLIIGNEGCERFGFYGMRNILTAFLVSSLLLYLPESERGPEAKEIFHTFVIGVYFFPLLGGWIADRLLGKYRTIFWLSLVYCLGFVFLSIFDTSKPGFYTGLLLIALGSGGIKPCVAAFVGDQFDQTNKHLARVVFDAFYWIINFGSFFASLLMPIFLRSFGAKIAFGVPGALMFIATLLLWIGRKRYVMVPPAPRDPNSFLHVSMTALKSGTPGMALAILGLVVGLGALIAAPKIGFVIGACVALVAVIAFGGAGVWMQLEGARGRHPDEAIEGVRSVLRVLVLFTLVTPFWSLFDQKASTWVLQGDAMTKPSWFQSSQMQALNPALVMILIPLNNLVVYPALRRFGYEPTALRRMTAGIALSGVAWIIVGTLQVLMDRGNALSITWQILPYAFLTLGEVLVSATGLEFAYSQAPLSMKGALMSFWNLSVTIGNLWVLVVNAGVKNTAVTNAIKSTGFGVTAFQMFFFAVFAFVAALCFGLYAMRYKLADHYRRA; this comes from the coding sequence ATGTCGACTCCCGCCGCCACCACTCCGCCGCCCGAACCCGCCCGCGTCCCGCGCCAGATTCCGCTGATCATCGGCAACGAGGGCTGCGAGCGCTTCGGTTTCTACGGGATGCGGAACATCCTCACCGCCTTCCTCGTTTCTTCGCTCCTGCTGTACCTGCCGGAGTCCGAACGCGGCCCGGAGGCGAAGGAGATCTTCCACACGTTCGTCATCGGCGTGTATTTCTTCCCCCTCCTCGGCGGCTGGATCGCCGACCGTCTCCTCGGCAAGTACCGCACCATCTTCTGGCTCAGCCTGGTGTACTGCCTCGGCTTCGTCTTCCTTTCGATCTTCGACACCTCCAAGCCCGGCTTCTACACCGGCCTCCTTCTGATCGCGCTCGGTTCCGGCGGCATCAAGCCGTGCGTCGCCGCCTTCGTCGGCGACCAGTTCGACCAGACCAACAAGCACCTGGCCCGCGTCGTGTTCGACGCCTTCTACTGGATCATCAACTTCGGGTCCTTCTTCGCCTCGCTGCTGATGCCCATCTTCCTGCGCAGCTTCGGCGCCAAGATTGCCTTCGGCGTGCCCGGCGCGCTGATGTTCATCGCCACGCTCCTGCTGTGGATCGGACGCAAGCGCTACGTCATGGTCCCGCCCGCGCCGCGCGACCCCAACTCCTTCCTGCACGTCTCCATGACCGCGCTGAAGTCCGGCACGCCCGGCATGGCGCTCGCCATCCTCGGCCTCGTCGTCGGTCTCGGCGCCCTGATCGCCGCCCCCAAGATCGGTTTCGTCATCGGCGCCTGCGTGGCCCTTGTGGCCGTGATCGCCTTCGGCGGCGCCGGCGTCTGGATGCAGCTCGAGGGCGCCCGCGGGCGTCATCCCGACGAGGCCATCGAGGGCGTGCGCTCCGTCCTCCGCGTGCTGGTGCTCTTCACGCTCGTCACCCCATTCTGGTCCCTCTTCGACCAGAAGGCCTCCACCTGGGTGCTCCAGGGTGACGCCATGACGAAGCCGTCCTGGTTCCAGTCCTCCCAGATGCAGGCGCTCAACCCGGCTCTGGTGATGATCCTGATCCCCCTCAACAACCTGGTGGTCTACCCCGCCCTGCGCCGCTTCGGCTACGAGCCGACCGCGCTCCGCCGCATGACTGCCGGCATCGCGCTCTCCGGCGTCGCCTGGATCATCGTCGGCACCCTGCAGGTGCTCATGGACCGCGGCAACGCGCTCTCCATCACCTGGCAGATCCTTCCTTACGCCTTCCTCACCCTCGGTGAGGTCCTCGTCTCCGCCACCGGCCTCGAATTCGCCTACAGTCAGGCCCCGCTCTCGATGAAGGGCGCACTGATGAGCTTCTGGAACCTCTCCGTGACGATCGGCAACCTCTGGGTCCTGGTGGTCAACGCGGGCGTCAAGAACACCGCCGTCACCAACGCCATCAAATCCACCGGCTTCGGCGTGACCGCCTTCCAGATGTTCTTCTTCGCAGTCTTCGCGTTCGTCGCCGCGCTGTGCTTCGGCCTGTACGCCATGCGCTACAAGCTCGCCGATCACTACCGCCGCGCCTGA
- a CDS encoding sn-glycerol-1-phosphate dehydrogenase — protein sequence MATSTTQLPSNGSRLTLAEALACANDTRALHVGPGVLRLVPEVFRTHFPGARAIIVADPRTFALAGQTVAAALAAAHIETLPPFIFTDPALYAEFKYVEQLEAALRLHDAIAIAVGSGTINDLTKLVTHRTGRPSYLCVGTAASMDGYTAFGASITFEGAKQTFNCPAPRAVVADTDILCQAPTAMTASGYADLFAKVPAGADWILADAIGAEPIDPRAWAIVQGGLRDALADPAGARAGKASALMPLVEGLMLGGFAMQWTKTSRPASGAEHQFSHLWDMEHHTHQGAAPSHGFKVGIATLAVTAFYEALLRQPLEQLDVEAAVARWPDAAAIRRTTETLFTGDEFLATAVRETQAKHVTPAELRTQLTRLRAGWPELRRRLQTQLIPFADARARLRAVGAPTDPREIGIPLERLRRTFIRAQFIRRRFTVLDLALRAGVTEACLDEIFGPRGPWAPAHP from the coding sequence ATGGCCACCAGCACCACCCAACTCCCCTCCAACGGCTCCCGCCTCACGCTTGCCGAGGCGCTCGCCTGCGCGAACGACACCCGCGCGCTGCACGTCGGTCCCGGCGTCCTCCGGCTCGTGCCCGAGGTCTTCCGCACGCACTTCCCGGGCGCGCGCGCCATCATCGTCGCGGACCCGCGGACGTTCGCGCTCGCCGGCCAGACCGTGGCGGCCGCTCTGGCCGCCGCTCACATCGAGACCCTGCCGCCGTTTATCTTCACCGACCCGGCCCTGTATGCCGAGTTCAAGTACGTCGAGCAGCTCGAGGCGGCGCTGCGGTTGCACGACGCGATCGCGATCGCCGTCGGCTCCGGCACCATCAACGACCTCACCAAGCTGGTCACCCACCGCACCGGCCGGCCGTCCTACCTGTGCGTCGGCACGGCCGCCTCGATGGACGGCTACACCGCCTTCGGGGCGTCCATCACCTTCGAGGGCGCAAAGCAGACCTTCAACTGCCCCGCGCCCCGCGCGGTCGTGGCGGACACCGACATCCTTTGCCAGGCGCCCACGGCGATGACCGCCTCGGGCTACGCCGACCTCTTTGCCAAGGTGCCCGCGGGCGCCGACTGGATCCTCGCCGACGCGATCGGCGCGGAACCCATCGACCCGCGCGCCTGGGCCATCGTGCAGGGCGGCCTGCGCGACGCCCTGGCGGATCCCGCCGGCGCCCGCGCCGGCAAGGCCTCCGCCCTCATGCCGCTCGTCGAGGGGCTGATGCTCGGCGGGTTCGCCATGCAATGGACGAAGACGAGCCGGCCCGCCTCCGGCGCCGAACACCAGTTCAGCCACCTCTGGGACATGGAGCACCACACCCACCAGGGGGCGGCCCCCTCCCACGGCTTCAAGGTGGGCATCGCCACGCTCGCGGTCACCGCCTTCTACGAGGCGCTGCTGCGCCAGCCCCTCGAACAACTGGACGTCGAGGCGGCGGTCGCCCGGTGGCCCGACGCCGCGGCCATCCGGCGCACGACGGAAACCCTCTTTACCGGCGACGAGTTCCTCGCCACGGCGGTGCGCGAGACCCAGGCGAAGCACGTCACGCCCGCCGAGCTGCGCACGCAGCTCACGCGCCTCCGCGCCGGCTGGCCCGAGCTGCGCCGCCGGCTGCAGACGCAGCTGATTCCGTTCGCGGACGCCCGCGCCCGGCTGCGAGCGGTGGGCGCGCCCACCGACCCGCGCGAAATCGGCATCCCGCTGGAGCGCCTGCGCCGCACCTTCATCCGCGCGCAGTTCATCCGCCGCCGCTTCACCGTGCTCGACCTCGCGCTGCGCGCCGGCGTGACCGAGGCCTGCCTCGACGAGATCTTCGGCCCGCGCGGCCCCTGGGCCCCCGCCCACCCCTGA